The genome window AATGTACTGCTATCTCTACTGTGTATGTATCCAGGTGTTCGACCTGCTAGCGGACAAGGCGAAGCTCCGCGTGCTGGAGGACGGCAAGCAGCAGGTGCAGATCGTGGGGCTGACGGAGAAGGTGGTGGACAACGTCGACGAGGTGCTCCGTCTCATACAGCACGGCAACTCCGCCCGGACGTCGGGACAGGTATGGCACTGAATTAACGGAATTTTCATTGAAGATTTAGTGATGTGGAGCTTAGATCTCAACTCGAAGCTCTTCGATTGTATTTCGGGAACaagtaaaaatgttgtttgaaGTACGATGAAAAAAAATCGGTTCTTTGACTGTCCTTTCGCAGGTCGTGTCGAACTTTCCGTCCCACTAAGAAACGAGAGTCTGAGTGAGTGTGTATTGCACATGCAATAGGAAATGGAAAAAtgataaatgtttttaaatgatGATGTATACATtcgttataatttttaaaacttcatttagtatcttattttaaaattaataaagaattaaggcgtctttttttaaaaacttttttatcacTTCCAGACGTCAGCGAACTCGAACTCATCCCGATCTCACGCGGTATTCCAAATCGTCGTCCGATCGCCAGGCGTTCACCGAGTGCATGGGAAGTTCTCCCTCATCGATCTCGCGGGGAACGAGCGAGGCGCCGACACGTCGTCGGCTAGCCGTCAGACGAGGATGGAGTCAGCTGAGATTAATAAGTCGTTACTGGCGTTGAAGGAGTGTATACGTGCGCTGGGACAACGCGGGAATAATCATTTGCCGTTCCGCGTGTCTAAACTCACACAGGTATATGTTATTcgtttaatgctaagtactcacatacggttttgctcgatagttttactcgaaatcgagcaaaaaccaccatGTGGactgcaaaactcacagctcgaaggctcgcatcgagccagtttgaaggatcaaatcgagccggcttgacaaattttttgacacagtctctttcttagtttttattattcgtagctaatttccttcgaactggagtaaaactatcgagcaatgctgaatgtgtggacgaaagcccgagccgtgggttctactctacgtgattgctcgatcaagcaaaaccgtatgtgagtacttacacttattcggttaatgctaagtactcacatacggttttgctcgatcgagcagtAACGTCAAGCAAAACTGCGGCTCGACCTtttgtccacacattcagcattgctcgatagttttactttaaatcgatacatttaattccatcaagctggctcgatgcgagccttcgagcggctcgatgctAACCTTCGAGCTgtaagttttgcggtccacacagtaattattactcgatttggagtaaaactatcgagcaaaaccgtatgtgagtacttagcaatagaGTTAGCTTAGCGGGACCACGCCCCGTGGCGTCTTGTCGCAGTAACACATGTTATGCCACTAATGCGTTTCGTTGGCGTATTTATTTTGGCGTACCGCATAGCGTCTCGAGTTCCACATGACGCATTAATATGCCATGTCATAGAATATGTATGTGAAATTTTGGAACGTCGCGTCGTGACTGCAACGACCCATGACAACGAAACGGATCAATGTGACTTCACTCTTATATTCTGAATGAACGTgataagtgcctgatagacgtacgaacttaaagtacgcgggttttaagttcgcgaacttactcggctcgcatcggtgacacacgagatataatcgctcacactggattaccatgcccccaggctcgcggctctttgctgacacacaggcgattatgatcgtcgagccataagtccgcgtacttactcgcacgtctgtcacctcCTTTACAtggtcaagccaagttcaaggCTGGACTGGGCACATAAAAACAGTAgtaaaagaaacattttttatatactttttaaatatctagTGGGGGATATTGTTGTTATAGCTCGTTACATCGAGCCTTCTATAGTGTAACAAACGCTGCAGCTCTCTCAAAACTGTTGATTAATTTACTACTTGTCTTCAGGTTCTCCGCGACTCGTTCATCGGCGACAAGTCCAAGACGTGCATGATAGCCATGATCTCGCCCGCCATGTCCTCCTGCGAGCACTCCCTCAACACGCTGCGGTATGCTGACAGGtgagtactgactactgactACATTTACATGCCTACAAGGATCTTTGGACAAGTGAATGCTAAATAGCTGCCACAGAAAATGATATGAAATGTCAAAACATCAGTCACTCAAGAGTCAAGTGACTTTTTACAAGTGGGTGTTAGTTCTAATTTTGCCACGCCCCAAAACATTCTGTATTCATGATCATGACTGTGATACGAAAACGCAATCAATGTATTGACGCTTATTGAGAGCAGCTGTGCGTCGCGTAAGCTGCTACTTTGCAAAGTTACCGACTGACTTATGAATGGGATAAACATATGCAATGGACATTCCATAACTCTAATGTTGTCAATTGCGATTGCTATAGCCATTTTAGTCCTGCTCTTCTTTTTATGGCAGTCGCTGTGCGCATTTATATAAcgtaatttaattatcattGAATGTGTTACAGAGTGAAAGAGTTGGGCACGTCGGACGGCAGTCGCGCGCGCGCCGAGTCGCCGCCCGCTGACGTCGATATGGAGCCAGCACATGATCTCGCACATCTCAGGAGTCTTAACGTAAgtatatagtacctggatgaccgagctttgctgggtatagcaaacactcattgacttcgtgttacttaacaacaccatctgctggaatagctttatatgctgttgtgtcgttaaaacaATACATTGGcgaatacaacaaaatattggcgaataataatactattttgtgagcaactagctcacaaaatagtattattattcgccaatagatgtcagaaaGAGATATCATATTTTTCAGATAATAGATTTTCAGAGAAATAGATgtcatatttttcagcttatcgactatcgataaaacacgaataaaaagacattttctaaaaattattcctagctagatcgatttatcgcccccgaaacccatGATATAAGATtgtatttattaacaaaaatcttGTTGGTACTACGAGAATAACTCGTGAAAcatactaaaaattaaaaattccttTTAACctttcacaactttttttaacCTTTCACAACTTGTCTCTTTCGGGGTACGAATGAATACCTCTTCGCGATAAAAACATGAACTATGAATTTCTTAAAAATGGaaacaattttataaatcaACTAAAAACAGCACTCGAGTCCgaaactactactactacttacGACTATGTAGTGAAATATTTACAGCGTCTTTTGATTAACTAAGTCATTTAgctaacaaaatttttatttttcttaaggactgtttcaccatttcctgataagttgtggataggaTATCTACAACGTATCTGACAGATGAATTATGGAGTATCTATCAGATaacttgtggatagcctatccagcacttatcaattatcatggATGTGGTAAAACAACCCGCCACATTTCAGGAGAGCGACATGTCGGCGGAGATGTTCACTTTCCACGAGGCGATAGACGAGCTGCAGCGCGCCGAGGAGGAGGTGCTCGACAACCACAAGGCGATCTCCGACTACATGCTGCACACGCTGCAGCGCACGGCGGACCTGCTCGCCGTCACACGCGACGTCGACTACGACCAGGACGGTGAGTGAGACGGCAGACGTGTGCCGTGCGGGTGCGAGAGAGACGGGCACAGCGCATGCTGTACGTACTGTGCGTGCGTGACGAACGTGCAGTTAGCGATATGCAGCAAATTCGTCGATGTTAGGAGAGGTTGTTAAATATTGCCGTGTATAAAAACGACAtagcttttaaatatttttgtttcccTTAAATTTAATCCTTATGCTAGTAGTAGAGGATAAAACATAGGTTACATCGACTCTGCCAAGGTGTGCCGATGTACAGTCAGTGTCAAAAATGATAGTGAAAGATGGCAGTTGTGATGTTACAGGCGTGTGGGCGGGACGCAGTAAACGTCTACGATGGGGGCGGACGCCGCGCTCGCGACAAATGATGGGTGTGATACATCATCCTAACATAGCTTCAGCCCGAATTGATCTCATATACGCCATGAACTCATAATGTTATCAAAAACGTAGAATCAAAATTTGTATTCCAAATAACTACTTAACTGTTTACAAAATTTGCAAATAGACGTCCAAAATTCGCGttagtttttatataaaaagtaaataaaaatatcaaagaaCTGATTAACACAAAATTTATTCGAAATTGTTTCTATCATAACTGAAATCATCCacaactaataaaacacaagaAAATGTTCATCAATAATAatcacgaataataaaataaatcgaaACATAGCTTGTTAGCGGAAACTGGATAATAATACGTAATCGTCACGGTGGAAGAGATAGCAAGTAATAAAAAGCTGGACATCATGCTTACTCGCTCTCACATATACTTCGAACGGGAGTTTCGAGGATTTGTCAAAAAACGTTGCTAAGTCTTGCTCAACTGTCCCGCAATAATTCCTCTGAGCTCGCGCCCGAAATATTAGTGCAAGCGAGTAAGTACGAATTGctgccatttttatatttataaaacgataaataatttatttcagcgtACGCGGCGCAGTGGGAGGAGCTACTGAACGAGCAGCTGGTCGTGTTGGCGCAATCGCGCGATCTGGTGGCCGAGTTCCGAGCTAAGATGGCGCAGGAGGAGCACATCTCGCGCCGCATCCAGCCGCGCCACTAGCCCGCCTCGAGAGGTGTCGACGTGCAAGCCCCGCCCCCCGAGAAATATACGGCGGACGTGTTGTGTCATGCTTTCTCGCTCGCACATACAGCAAACACGCGAGAGCGAGCAAGCCGCGTCCTCGAAACAATTACGGCGGCCATGTTGTATCATGCTTGCTCGCTCGCACATAAAGCAAGCATGCGAGAGCGAGCAAGTTGCGTCCCCGAGATAATTTCGGCGGCCATGTTGTATCATGCTGCTTGCTCGCACATAACGCGTAAGCACCGTGAGCGAGCAAATATGACGTAAAACAATTGCTTACTAAATATGTGGAAAATACAGTCGctagatattatgttttgtttctgCAATTGAACGAGTTAATAAGTACTGGATTGTCATTGTGTAGTGgcattttaaatttcgaatatGCTctctttttatttcaaaattactcctttcgtttaaaaaattgtatgctATTCTAAAATTGTCTACTTTTTGAGCTACTAAATGTTATGTCGCATATAATTTACTTTATTCACTTTTTATTAACGCCTCTAAGAAATGGCCATCACAAATCACCTTCctgtaaaaaatgtttgtctatTGTTTAGTCTTTACTTTATTAAACATagtaatagtaggggaggggaaggtgctaattgtatagtctcgagcgtcatggagacctagtaggttttttacattaggtaaaactgataaaaaaagaataagAGAGTtctttattttagcggtgggttcggAAACTGCagcaattttaaagttttgaaaaagaaaatatattcagaaaattgcttatttaggtaaattataaatatattttatacaacaaggactaaatcatttagtttagtgcaaaataaaatatctgcgaagcttagttaggaaaatatgaagctttatttttttatattttaaaatgtccctacaggcttacccaacctttgaatcgtcagtgctttatatggaagcttctttggggtatactaaacatctcctatcttaatctgatagatccgatgacatttcaatatttaaaaaaaaattgaacccaccacgtgaaaaatctgatttctataccatgataagttttcttgtaaaaaaacccgtagcaaggaatatgaaaactgtcacccatatcatcttaaaacgcacaaactatagacacatgtcggaagcctatacaagcttaatccgacacgctcgagcttgtacCGAAATcgcctcttcccctccccaactataatgATTCAGTACTATTGAAGAAAATTTTATAGTTCGTTATACGAATATTTGTGTCTTACCCGTTCATTCGGACGGGCTTCAGCTGAATTTAATTGTTGTTGAAATATTATCAAGAAGTTCCTACTTGTAAATAAATTGCTTCAGAAGCCGATCCTAAAACCGTCACATAAATCCAAATGAGGCGACACTTCGACACCGCTATGGGCAACCTTAAAGCTTAAATACAAAGTTTTGAgtcaatttggaaaaaaatgtttagcTACATTTGATTTGGACAAATTGTTTTATGTAGCTGGCCtattgaaatgaaattaaacACTCAATATTCGTCCAAAACGATACCCGCTAACGTTAACGAGAGGTCCCGAACGCAGATCGGGACCAAAAACCTGTCCAGACGTATTATAGTTAGTATAGATGTTGATTTGTATGATACACAGGTGTTTGTAAGTCTTCAACGCTTATACTGCTTGGAGTTAGACATACGGACCGCCCGGCGTGCATGTTTAGGTTATTATTAACCGTAAGTGACCCTTAACCTTATTGCATTTAACTGAAGGCCTACGTCTAAATTTGTAGATAGTTTTTGAATGAGAATGATATTCTAGTATCCAATGCCACTGTTGTGAATTTACCGGTGCGACCAAAGCCTCAAGTCTAACTTTAAATGACTATTTGACAGGTTAAAGTCGACTGTGTAAACACCTCGTTAGTCCGCGACTacactccactcgggctaacttgttgctagcggtcattgactccctgtcaaaaacttgtcattttccatataaaaccacgattgacaatatctgacacttcattgtcaatcgcggtttatatggataatgacaagtttttgacagggagtcaatgaccgctagcgacttgttagcccgagtggagtatagtacaGACAATTTCGTCGCTCATCGTTAGCAATGTCATATCATACTTGTATCCCTCTCGAATGTTTTGACGTTTGGATTTTGTTGCCATTGTTGAAAATTAAAGAGATGTAAATATTGAATACTCGTGATGTTGTGACTCAGTTTGAACATTAGACGTGATTACAGATGACAAAATTATTAGATTTAACATAGGGTTCCATGTACTGGAAATTGTAGATTTACATAAATGAcgttttaattcatcaagccccatacgctcaccggcgaacgagacacaatagaatatctattgtgtctcgtttttccacgatcgacgggtaataaaagtttgtaagtCGCTTTACGGAACCCAATATTTTTATTCACTTCATTTCTTCTCTTCatcatttatattatttgacTGATCTTagtgtaaaagtatttttttattcgttTAGGACAAAGGATTTTGTTTAGCGTGTCCAAACCTTTGACTTAGATTTAAGTTAGTTGAATGATCACGGCAGCCGTTGAACATGTAACCCGAGTCCAGTATaactaattttattactaaatttATGTAAGCTACTACTGAAAGTGCAAATTTAACCAGTGCAGTGTTTTCACTTAGGGCGGCTAGGGCATAGTTTGTAATGGCGTCGCGTTGGCGCCAAACCGAGGACTTTCCGTATATCTTCACTTACTTtcctttatttttacatttaaaatcatagagtatttttaaatctaaaaacACTATGTAATTATTAATAGACAGAAAGCTTTTAAACTACTAATTAAGGACGAGAGATTTTCGTGTAActcattttgtttttttccttttttatgcGACTTATTTATTACgttgtgataataattataatgtatttaaaaattaaattgtacGTCTTTTTTATTTGCTTCGAGCGACCCGTCGGAGTTAGTGGACCCAACTGCCAACACGAGGCTGCCATAGTGTAACTTGTTGGATTTCCACAAACTCTTTGAATTGATTTGAATTTACAAATTCTTAGAATTTACTGGTGCTAGAAGACGAAATGTCGCTTAACTTAAAATGGGGTCGCGCTTGAATTGTCAGACTATAGAATTAGGATTGCATCATGTAAAGAGCAGCGAGCGACATCAAAATGCAATTGTTAACCTCGATAATATGTAATTGGACAAAAGATTTAGTCGCTCATAAAACTGCAGTAACGGGTGGCTTACAGAATTTCTATAGCGCTTACAAAATGTACTAATGAGACGTCAGCGCTCTGTATCAGAGCTCCTTGCTGACGTCGTCGCAAGAAAGCGGTCGCCACTGCGTATTTCAATTGATAAACACCTGTTGAAAGTAATTTTACtcaactttttttaattccaaGTTCCAACCACAAGCGAATCATCAGAACGTTTGTTGACACTTTTTCTATCAATTTGAAGCCACGATTTTGACTATGGATTCTCTTGATTTATTTGTCAATACTAATAGAAGTCTTTCAGAAGATATGAAAAACCACATGAAAGTTTTTAATTTGGTTTTTCATATCGTCTACTTTTTCACAGAAAAATGAACATTGCTAAATGTCATTAGTAACATAGTATTCTGTTGATAGTATGCGCGAGTTCTTTTTGGTGTATATCAAGTGAGATACACGGTCGGACTGAGCCGACTGAGGAGACAACGGACATGGAAGCCGCAGTCGAGACGCTTActgatgataaaatatattttaacatccgcacattataataaattaatagaaatttataattttcttttattgataatacCCTGAGCCTATAAAGTTTTCAACATTCACTTGAATGAAAATGTAAACTACCCTCATAATGGCCATTTAAAGTAGTAGGATCCTAAAACCCTGAAATCTAAGCCGGAATAAATCTGACGTAATACCTGGATAAGGAATGTTTTGTAAAAACATGAAGTCTGGTATActtcagttttttatttttcgaataacaaaacaatattcAGAATCTGGGAAGACAATACTGTGGTTTTTGTGCTGatataatgattataattgaatcaatgatttctaaaacaacataagtaactaaaagtaaaattttcaggaGACACAAAAACCTggataatttttgataatgcaagtaatatataattatgtatattatattttatatttctgtatatatagctcctaataatgtttttttatacgtctttttattttattttagtataaataaatggataataaagtttttcacttATGTGCTTTTGACATTAAATCTGTTACTTGTGTTGTTTTGATACCCAAGAAACTactgtaacataaaataataactcaaatactcatatttattcaactttattaatcttaaaatcataacataatGTTATGATTTTATAGTTATGCATCATCTCCCACTTCATCTACAGTTTCTACTGTTGTGGTTGGCCACTCCAAAATTTCAGGTATAAAAAAGGTATCAGGACATAGGAAATTAACTTTTtgatatcttaatttttttttatatttatcggtAAGtatcaaaagttcgaaacgtaatgttggtcgaatttattgctaatttacgccattgaaggtcaaacaaaggttaaacgtatttgttaaaaaatataagtaactaatgggtatttttttcgtttaaatacagaaaaacgatcactgaccttattcctcgaaatgtttttgtaatgagcaaaattaaaaaaaaatggacaatccccattgtatgCA of Aricia agestis chromosome 9, ilAriAges1.1, whole genome shotgun sequence contains these proteins:
- the LOC121730179 gene encoding kinesin-like protein Klp10A isoform X2, with protein sequence MTRQSIPVATKAPSSRVTRNNQMRVSNAGGGGAYTNGHGDTTGRRGAENVPPAPQPAPNSRVTQQFGVGGTRGGAAAGAAPAAVSSTVSVPHAVASGAVRRSNVVKEVERLKENREKRRQRQAELKEEKEALMNMDPGNPNWEFLAMIREYQSSIEFRPLTGTEPVEDHQITVCVRKRPLNKKELNKKEVDVISVPTKDQMIVHEPKNKVDLTKYLENQKFRFDYAFDDTCTNEVVYKYTAKPLVQTIFEGGMATCFAYGQTGSGKTHTMGGDFQGKMQDCKKGIYAMAARDVFAYLKSPKYKPLNLIVSASFFEIYSGKVFDLLADKAKLRVLEDGKQQVQIVGLTEKVVDNVDEVLRLIQHGNSARTSGQTSANSNSSRSHAVFQIVVRSPGVHRVHGKFSLIDLAGNERGADTSSASRQTRMESAEINKSLLALKECIRALGQRGNNHLPFRVSKLTQVLRDSFIGDKSKTCMIAMISPAMSSCEHSLNTLRYADRVKELGTSDGSRARAESPPADVDMEPAHDLAHLRSLNESDMSAEMFTFHEAIDELQRAEEEVLDNHKAISDYMLHTLQRTADLLAVTRDVDYDQDAYAAQWEELLNEQLVVLAQSRDLVAEFRAKMAQEEHISRRIQPRH